The following proteins are encoded in a genomic region of Blastopirellula marina:
- a CDS encoding peptidylprolyl isomerase, which yields MLSKPRIGSPTFSLVMICLMVLPEAANDKSLSDDLESSAGPNLPEEVLVHPTTGAIVLASVNDVPVYDVEVQRYLSRLEVFQGLPEPTLQIYRASVLSQLVRRQAVFAYLQSSEFRATEQEVDLALAEARKSLNSRGQSLDEFLASGQADMAMLRRNLAWKITWERYLDSYLTEANLRRYYERHYAQFDGTTRHVAQIFQGDPSDEENFEWDKAFRDTVLIRDRIQQGTLKFEDAVKQYSMSPSAADGGDLGWIEYRGPLDPRIHDAAYSRPVGEVVGPIQTRFGIHLLYIMEEKRGTVKWEDMVDEIRAAAASYLFAHVADRYLSDARVFYYGEEEASEMDPALVPVFHKEFVAP from the coding sequence ATGTTGTCCAAACCTCGGATCGGATCCCCGACTTTCAGCCTCGTGATGATTTGTTTGATGGTCTTGCCAGAGGCCGCAAACGATAAGAGTTTGTCGGACGATCTTGAATCATCGGCCGGCCCCAATCTTCCGGAAGAAGTGCTCGTCCATCCAACCACTGGGGCCATCGTGCTGGCCAGTGTGAATGATGTTCCCGTTTATGATGTGGAAGTCCAGCGGTACCTAAGTCGCTTGGAAGTCTTTCAAGGGCTGCCGGAACCGACGCTGCAGATATATCGCGCGAGTGTGCTATCCCAACTGGTCCGTCGCCAAGCGGTCTTTGCGTACCTTCAATCGTCTGAATTTCGGGCGACCGAGCAAGAGGTTGATTTGGCCCTCGCGGAGGCTAGAAAATCGCTGAACTCTCGTGGCCAATCTCTGGATGAGTTTCTTGCCTCCGGTCAAGCTGACATGGCGATGCTCCGCCGTAATCTAGCCTGGAAAATTACCTGGGAACGCTATCTCGACAGTTACTTGACCGAAGCAAATTTGCGTCGTTATTACGAACGCCACTACGCCCAGTTCGATGGAACGACGCGACACGTCGCACAGATCTTTCAAGGAGATCCAAGTGACGAGGAAAACTTTGAGTGGGATAAGGCATTTCGTGACACCGTGTTGATTCGTGATCGTATTCAGCAAGGGACGCTGAAGTTTGAGGATGCCGTGAAGCAGTACTCAATGTCCCCCAGTGCTGCCGATGGAGGTGACCTGGGTTGGATTGAATATCGCGGGCCGCTTGATCCACGTATCCACGATGCTGCCTATTCACGACCAGTTGGTGAAGTGGTCGGACCGATTCAAACTCGATTCGGAATCCACCTGTTGTACATCATGGAAGAGAAACGGGGCACGGTGAAGTGGGAAGACATGGTCGATGAAATCCGTGCGGCAGCGGCATCTTATCTGTTTGCCCACGTTGCCGATCGCTACCTATCGGACGCTCGGGTCTTCTATTATGGAGAAGAGGAAGCCAGCGAAATGGACCCAGCCTTGGTCCCCGTGTTTCACAAAGAATTTGTCGCCCCGTAG